A genomic stretch from Thermoanaerobaculum aquaticum includes:
- a CDS encoding transglycosylase domain-containing protein, whose protein sequence is MPLTRRTRIVLRWLVLLCLLAVASGLLILGWGLALVGAGMERALAAAGSPRVFASPGVLRAGEAWTSEELQFFFAAHGLPPKPCSRPRPYEVCHTGNSFLLGPGLASGQTPVVVRVSGSGLELSQTNAGALREITLPPRLVALLPEKDTVQWPVALEQVSPGLINSVVDLEDRGFLSHPGLSLRGVLRATVANLTSGGVKQGGSTITQQVVKLLLLRPERRMSRKVLEAFLASLLEYRYSKRQILNAYLNHVYFGQDGGVSVVGVEAASRFYFGKPARFLSLHEAALLAGMIAAPNRFNPFVHPQAAKARRAQALSALQREGHVSGEEATEAQLGPLPTAPWPLRWEAAAHFLDLVKGKEVITTLDPVVQEAVRAGVGASLARLFAQKPALGEGSGDPLQVAVVVVGADGRILALQGSKQPKPGELNRALSAKRPIGSLVKPFLVARALEEGWNLEATLLDEPLAVPVGTQLWTPQNHDGRFRGAISVKEALVHSVNVPMVRLGLSLGLSQVTNTLRELGLSPPGTPAELLGAVEASPLEVARAFTTLLAGGRLLEPWAVEPGRHHRQVFAPEAVGQVRGALEEVVESGTAAGFASRCGRPLAGKTGTTDNRRDSWFVALRPKFLVVVWVGTDRNRETGLYGASGAGVVWQEIDRRLPRVYKEGPWP, encoded by the coding sequence GTGCCGCTTACCAGGCGAACCCGGATTGTGCTCCGCTGGCTTGTGCTCCTGTGCCTGCTTGCGGTGGCCAGCGGGCTTTTAATCCTGGGCTGGGGTTTGGCCCTGGTGGGGGCAGGGATGGAGCGGGCGCTGGCAGCGGCAGGAAGCCCCAGGGTTTTTGCCAGCCCAGGGGTTCTCCGGGCGGGTGAGGCGTGGACTTCCGAGGAACTGCAGTTCTTCTTCGCAGCCCACGGTCTTCCCCCCAAGCCCTGCTCCCGGCCTCGACCCTACGAGGTATGCCACACCGGAAACAGCTTCCTGTTAGGCCCGGGCTTGGCTTCCGGCCAGACGCCGGTGGTTGTGAGGGTCTCCGGTTCCGGGCTGGAACTTTCCCAAACGAACGCCGGCGCCCTTAGAGAAATCACTCTCCCACCCCGCCTGGTGGCGTTGTTGCCGGAAAAGGACACCGTGCAGTGGCCGGTGGCTCTGGAGCAGGTATCCCCAGGCCTCATCAACTCGGTGGTGGATCTGGAGGACCGCGGCTTCCTCAGCCATCCCGGCCTTTCCCTGCGTGGTGTGCTTCGGGCCACCGTGGCGAACCTCACCAGCGGCGGGGTGAAGCAGGGGGGCAGCACCATCACCCAGCAGGTGGTCAAGCTCCTGCTCCTGCGCCCCGAGCGGCGCATGAGCCGCAAGGTCCTGGAAGCGTTTCTGGCCAGCTTGCTGGAGTACCGTTACAGCAAGCGGCAGATCCTCAACGCCTATCTCAACCACGTGTACTTCGGGCAGGACGGTGGCGTTTCCGTGGTGGGCGTGGAGGCCGCCTCCCGCTTTTACTTTGGAAAACCCGCACGGTTTTTAAGCCTCCATGAGGCGGCGCTTTTGGCCGGCATGATTGCTGCCCCCAACCGCTTCAACCCCTTCGTCCACCCGCAGGCAGCCAAGGCCAGGAGGGCCCAAGCGCTTTCGGCGTTACAGAGGGAGGGGCACGTAAGCGGCGAGGAAGCCACGGAAGCCCAGCTGGGTCCGTTGCCCACGGCCCCATGGCCGCTGCGGTGGGAGGCAGCGGCCCACTTCTTGGACCTGGTGAAGGGGAAAGAGGTGATCACCACCCTCGACCCGGTGGTGCAGGAAGCGGTGCGGGCAGGGGTGGGAGCCAGCTTGGCCCGGCTTTTTGCGCAAAAGCCGGCGCTGGGCGAAGGAAGCGGCGACCCGTTGCAGGTGGCGGTGGTGGTGGTGGGTGCTGACGGACGCATACTGGCATTACAGGGAAGCAAGCAGCCCAAGCCCGGTGAGCTGAACCGTGCCCTTTCGGCCAAAAGGCCCATTGGCTCGTTGGTCAAGCCCTTTCTGGTGGCCAGGGCTTTGGAAGAAGGCTGGAATCTGGAGGCCACGCTTTTGGATGAACCGCTTGCGGTTCCAGTGGGAACGCAGCTCTGGACCCCCCAAAACCACGACGGCCGCTTCCGCGGTGCCATTTCGGTGAAGGAAGCGCTGGTGCATTCGGTCAACGTGCCCATGGTTCGCTTGGGCTTGAGCCTGGGCCTGAGCCAGGTGACCAACACCTTGCGGGAGCTGGGCCTGTCGCCCCCGGGGACCCCTGCCGAGCTGCTGGGGGCGGTGGAGGCCAGCCCGCTGGAGGTGGCAAGGGCTTTTACCACGCTTCTCGCCGGTGGCCGGCTCCTGGAGCCCTGGGCGGTGGAACCAGGCCGGCACCACCGCCAGGTGTTTGCCCCGGAAGCCGTGGGCCAGGTGCGGGGGGCTTTGGAGGAAGTGGTGGAAAGCGGCACGGCGGCCGGTTTTGCCAGCCGCTGCGGTCGTCCTTTAGCGGGGAAAACCGGCACCACTGACAACCGCCGGGACTCCTGGTTTGTGGCCTTGCGCCCAAAGTTTTTGGTGGTGGTCTGGGTGGGAACCGACCGCAACCGCGAAACCGGCCTCTACGGTGCCAGCGGGGCCGGTGTGGTGTGGCAGGAGATAGACCGGCGGCTTCCCAGGGTGTACAAGGAGGGGCCGTGGCCTTAA
- a CDS encoding Stp1/IreP family PP2C-type Ser/Thr phosphatase gives MESYGITDRGLRRAQNEDAFLVRDDLGLYLVADGMGGHAAGEVAAAIAVREIEATVEATREHEDKTWPENWEVRLSLNANRLVQAILAAHRKVMATVESAVEFKGMGATVVAALLDLKQDTATVAHVGDSRAYLLRGGELKLLTSDHSWVHEQVVAGLLSEEAARNHPLKNVVTRALGGMQEPAVDFMELKLNDGDTLLLCSDGLNTMLEDGDIRNILVTSPALGQAANRLVAAANERGGLDNITVVLVRARA, from the coding sequence GTGGAATCTTACGGCATTACCGATCGCGGCTTACGGCGAGCGCAAAACGAGGACGCCTTTTTGGTGAGGGACGATTTGGGCCTTTACTTGGTTGCCGACGGGATGGGGGGGCATGCCGCAGGAGAGGTGGCCGCTGCCATTGCTGTTCGGGAAATCGAAGCCACCGTGGAAGCAACCCGCGAGCACGAGGACAAGACCTGGCCCGAGAACTGGGAAGTAAGGTTGTCTTTAAACGCCAACCGCCTGGTGCAAGCCATCCTCGCTGCCCATCGCAAGGTCATGGCCACCGTAGAGTCGGCGGTCGAGTTCAAGGGCATGGGGGCCACAGTGGTGGCTGCCCTTTTGGACCTCAAGCAAGACACCGCCACCGTGGCCCACGTGGGGGATAGCCGGGCCTACCTCTTGCGGGGAGGGGAGCTCAAGCTTCTGACCTCCGATCATTCCTGGGTGCACGAGCAGGTGGTGGCGGGCCTCTTGAGCGAAGAAGCGGCGCGCAACCACCCTTTGAAAAACGTAGTGACCCGCGCCCTAGGCGGGATGCAGGAGCCAGCCGTAGACTTTATGGAGCTTAAGCTCAACGATGGGGATACCCTGCTGTTGTGCTCCGACGGGCTTAACACCATGCTGGAGGACGGGGACATCCGCAACATCCTTGTCACCTCTCCGGCTTTGGGTCAAGCCGCCAACCGCCTGGTGGCGGCCGCCAACGAGCGGGGTGGGCTGGACAACATCACCGTGGTTTTGGTCAGGGCTCGCGCTTGA
- a CDS encoding J domain-containing protein, with the protein MAREPNFYEVLGVRREASTEEIRAAFRRLARELHPDRFQGPEKKQAEERFQRITQAFNVLSNPETRARYDRTLETATPIGPVDPKELAKALLAKAVSLAKQGDIGQAHDYFQQAEAHDPSSARIQHQFGLFLAQTGKLDQALRKLEKACTLDPLNGNYFLDCARLFLRAGMVLRASRFAEQAAQLLPDEPSVQTLLGEIRMMRGQKA; encoded by the coding sequence ATGGCCAGGGAGCCAAACTTTTATGAGGTACTTGGCGTAAGGCGGGAGGCCAGCACTGAGGAAATCCGTGCAGCCTTTCGTCGCTTGGCACGGGAGCTCCATCCGGACCGCTTTCAGGGTCCTGAAAAAAAACAGGCGGAAGAGCGCTTTCAGAGGATCACCCAGGCCTTTAACGTGCTCTCCAACCCCGAAACGCGAGCCCGGTACGATAGGACTTTGGAGACAGCCACCCCCATCGGGCCGGTGGATCCCAAGGAGCTGGCCAAGGCCCTCCTGGCAAAAGCGGTGTCCCTCGCCAAACAAGGCGATATAGGGCAAGCCCACGACTACTTTCAGCAAGCTGAGGCCCACGACCCCAGCAGCGCACGGATTCAGCACCAGTTCGGTTTGTTCCTGGCGCAAACCGGCAAGCTTGACCAGGCGCTGCGCAAGCTGGAAAAGGCGTGCACCCTTGACCCGCTCAACGGCAACTACTTTTTAGATTGCGCTCGTCTTTTTTTGCGGGCCGGGATGGTGCTGCGGGCCAGCAGGTTTGCCGAGCAAGCAGCCCAGCTTTTACCCGATGAACCGAGTGTGCAGACGCTTCTGGGGGAAATTAGAATGATGCGTGGACAAAAGGCTTAA
- a CDS encoding helix-turn-helix domain-containing protein yields MKDLRAQGPEEFGRELKALREAHDVSLEAIAAKTKISIHTLQALEAGAFSRLPGAVFTRMFLRQYLGFLGEEPSSWLATFDVLWQKWESSSQPLPVVTVEEVKPKTWTRWVLGFFLVCLAAAVVFWLEKSNNSEMAEIGPTPRALLQQLAPTPPPTPTPAEPSEQPQAPANGLVLATRRDCWVEWLVAGKPLVRQLLPAGQQLTLEVPETGGELLLGDAGAVSLRFRDLELSPPGRDGQVLRLAVPWTTQGEAKKP; encoded by the coding sequence ATGAAAGACTTGCGCGCCCAAGGGCCTGAGGAGTTTGGGCGGGAGCTCAAAGCTTTACGTGAAGCTCATGACGTTTCCCTGGAAGCCATTGCCGCCAAAACGAAAATCTCTATTCACACGTTGCAGGCGCTGGAGGCCGGGGCTTTTTCGCGTTTGCCGGGGGCAGTTTTTACGCGCATGTTTTTGCGGCAGTACCTGGGCTTTCTCGGGGAGGAGCCCAGTTCCTGGTTAGCCACCTTTGACGTTTTGTGGCAAAAATGGGAATCCTCCAGTCAGCCTCTTCCCGTGGTGACCGTAGAGGAGGTAAAGCCCAAGACCTGGACCCGCTGGGTTCTTGGCTTCTTTTTGGTTTGCCTTGCGGCGGCGGTGGTTTTTTGGTTGGAAAAGAGCAACAACTCCGAAATGGCGGAAATCGGGCCCACCCCCCGAGCCCTCCTCCAGCAGTTGGCCCCCACCCCTCCTCCCACCCCAACGCCTGCTGAACCCAGCGAGCAGCCGCAAGCGCCAGCCAACGGCCTGGTTTTGGCAACCCGCCGTGACTGCTGGGTGGAGTGGCTGGTAGCGGGCAAGCCGTTGGTGCGCCAACTCCTGCCGGCCGGGCAGCAGCTCACCCTGGAGGTGCCGGAGACCGGGGGCGAGCTTCTCTTGGGTGATGCTGGCGCAGTTTCCCTGCGTTTTCGGGATCTTGAGCTTTCACCGCCGGGCCGGGATGGCCAGGTCCTGCGCTTGGCCGTCCCATGGACCACCCAAGGGGAGGCGAAAAAGCCGTGA